GATTTGGGGCGCGAACCCTTGCCCGAGGAGATTGCCGCGGAAATGGGGGAAGAGCTGGAGAAGATCCACCACATCCGCAAGATCAGCCAGGATACGGTTTCTTTGGAAACGTCGGTCGGGGATGATGATGACAAGGATTCCACGCTCGGCGATTTTATTGAAGACGTAAAGACCGTGAGCCCGGATAGGATTGCCTCCATGCAGCTCTTGCGGGACCACGTGAAAATCGCCATAGAACGGCTGACCCCGCGCGAGCAGAAAATTCTGCAGATGCGGTTCGGGCTCTCGGACGGCATTGCGCACACCCTGGAGGAGGTGGGCCAGGAGTTCGGGGTTACGCGCGAGCGCATCCGCCAGATTGAGGCCAAGGCCCTTGAAAAAATCCAGGAAGCTGATACCATGAGGCGGTTGAATGATTATTGACAATCTATCCGGGGTAGCTCAGCGGTAGAGCTGCGCGCTGTTAACGCGTAGGTCGTGGGTTCGAATCCCACCCCCGGAGCCACAAATCAAAAACCAGCCATGAATGGCTGGTTTTTGGATGGCGGTTGCGGTCAGCGCATTTCCCGCGGCTCATTGAACGCAAAGTTGTCCCAGCCGTATGCATCCGGATTAAAGCCTTCGCCGCAGGCAGTTTCAATCAGTGCGGTGCAGATTTGGTAGGGGTCAAGGTTCGCGGCCGGCCGGCGGTCTTCCAGGTAGCCTTTGCCTTTCTGGACCGTGGCCATGGGAATGCGGACCGAGGCGCCGCGGTCGGAAACGCCGTAGCGGAATTCATAGATGCTGCAGGTTTCGTGCTTGCCCGTAAGCCGTTTGTCATTGTCCGCGCCATAGACCCTGATGTGCTGCCTATGGAAGGTTTTGAGCTTTTCGCACGTTTGCTTGATGATGTCCAAGCCGCCCTCTTCGCGCATGGCTCTGATGGAAAAATTCGTGTGTCCGCCGGCGCCGTTCCAGTCGCCGGGCATTGGTTTGGGGTCCAGCATGGCATAGACCTGGAGCTCCTCGCCCAAGCGGTAGAGGAGCCAGCGCGCGATCCACAGCTGGTCGCTCACGGCCAAAGGGCCGAGCGTGCCGATTTGAAATTCCCACTGCGCGGGCATGACTTCCGCGTTGATTCCGGAGATGGAGATGCCGGCCTCAAGGCACGCGGCCAGGTGCGCTTCAACGAGCGGCCGGCCGTGCACTTCATCAAACCCCACGCCGCAGTAGTAGCGGCCCTGCGGGTGGGGAAAGCCGTGCGCCGGCCAGCCCAGCGGCCGGTCTTTGTGGTACAGGGTGTACTCCTGCTCAATGCCAAACAGCGGTTCGTGGTCCTGGAACCGGCGCGCTGTTGCGGCCAAGATGTGGCGGGTGTTGGTCGGGTGCGGAGCGCCGTCCGGATTCAAGACCTCGCACATAACGAGGATGTGCGGGCCTTTGTTGATCGGGTCCGGCACAAAGGACACGGGTTTAAGGGCGCAGTTAATTTGGCTATCAGAGCATTGTACCCGACTTCCCGGGATGAGTCAAAAAAATAGACTTTTTCCGGATGCGATTGTATAGTTGAAGCAAGCCTATGCTATGTGCGTTTCGTTCGCATTACCAACGCGTCCGAGTTTTGTACCAGCGGTACGAGCGCGTTTTGATTCCGGGATTCCTCGTGTTCGGTTTTTTTGTTGATTACATCACCTTCAAAACCATCCAGATATCAACCAGCCTGACGGTGCTTGCATACTACTTCGCGCTCGCCGGAGGCGCCATCGCGTTTACGCACTACTATGACGCTGGTCGCGTTACCGAGAAGTTGCGTTTTGTGCGGTTGTTTGCGCCGCTTGTTATCCAGTACACGTTCGGCGCGCTCTTGGGCGCATCCTTCGTGTTCTACTGGTACAGCGCGAGCTTTGCGGCAAGCTGGCCGTTTATCCTGATTGTTGCGGGACTCATGGTTGGGAACGAAGCTTTGCGGAAGTACATGGTGCGGCCGCAGGTCCAGTTGTTGGCGTACTACTTTATTGCGTTTTCGTTTTTTTCGGTGGCTATTCCGTACCTGTTTAACGGTTTGGGGCCGCGGCTGTTCCTGCTTGCCGGACTCGCGAGCCTTGTATTTTTTATTTTTTATGCCTGGTTTGTAGCCGCGGCAAACAAAAAGGCGTCAGGTACCTTTTCCTGGGTGTTTGGAATTTTTACGGTGATGAACGCGCTCTATTTTGCGAACATCATTCCGCCCATACCGTTGTCATTGCGGGACGCCGGAGCGTACCATGAGGTGCGGCGTTCAAACGGGGGATACATTCTGCGGACGGAACACGAATCCGTCTGGCAGCGCCTGGCTCCCGGGCAGACCGTACGCCTTGGCCCGCGAGAGCGCCTGTACGTGTACACGTCCATTTTCGCGCCTGATGATTTGCGGACCAGCATCTATCACCAGTGGCATTACTACAACGAATCAACCGGAGCATGGGAGAAGCGCGACCGCCTTTCGTTCGCCATTACCGGCGGCCGGAGAGAAGGGTACCGCGGGTATTCCGCAAAGAGCGCGGTTGATGAAGGCAGGTGGCGCGTATCCGTTGAGACTGACCGCGGCCAGGTCTTGGGGCGCGCTACGTTCACTGTCCAAAGGGTTGATGCGGCGCCAAAGCTTTTAGAAATAGCACGATGAGTGTAGATCAAACGCCGCAAGAACATGGCGTATCGGCCTGTAGCCTGGTGCCGATAATGAGGCGATAGGGGACACATACTGCCAAGAGGCAGTATGTGTTTTTGTTTGATAATAACCCAATAATAAGGGGATTATCGCCCGTATCGGCAGTATATTGGGC
This portion of the Parcubacteria group bacterium genome encodes:
- a CDS encoding glutamine synthetase, which produces MCEVLNPDGAPHPTNTRHILAATARRFQDHEPLFGIEQEYTLYHKDRPLGWPAHGFPHPQGRYYCGVGFDEVHGRPLVEAHLAACLEAGISISGINAEVMPAQWEFQIGTLGPLAVSDQLWIARWLLYRLGEELQVYAMLDPKPMPGDWNGAGGHTNFSIRAMREEGGLDIIKQTCEKLKTFHRQHIRVYGADNDKRLTGKHETCSIYEFRYGVSDRGASVRIPMATVQKGKGYLEDRRPAANLDPYQICTALIETACGEGFNPDAYGWDNFAFNEPREMR
- a CDS encoding DUF2914 domain-containing protein; translated protein: MLCAFRSHYQRVRVLYQRYERVLIPGFLVFGFFVDYITFKTIQISTSLTVLAYYFALAGGAIAFTHYYDAGRVTEKLRFVRLFAPLVIQYTFGALLGASFVFYWYSASFAASWPFILIVAGLMVGNEALRKYMVRPQVQLLAYYFIAFSFFSVAIPYLFNGLGPRLFLLAGLASLVFFIFYAWFVAAANKKASGTFSWVFGIFTVMNALYFANIIPPIPLSLRDAGAYHEVRRSNGGYILRTEHESVWQRLAPGQTVRLGPRERLYVYTSIFAPDDLRTSIYHQWHYYNESTGAWEKRDRLSFAITGGRREGYRGYSAKSAVDEGRWRVSVETDRGQVLGRATFTVQRVDAAPKLLEIAR